In Vibrio lentus, a single genomic region encodes these proteins:
- the gspI gene encoding type II secretion system minor pseudopilin GspI: MKRNNRSRGMPLGSRGMTLLEVLVALAIFATAAISVIRAVTQHINTLSYLEEKTFAAMVVDNQMALVMLHPEKLKKAQGTQELAGREWFWKVTPIDTSDNLLKAFDVSAATSKKASPVVTVRSYVVN; this comes from the coding sequence ATGAAGAGGAATAACCGTTCTCGTGGTATGCCTCTTGGTTCTCGAGGAATGACTCTGCTTGAAGTATTAGTTGCGCTCGCTATCTTCGCTACAGCGGCGATCAGTGTGATTCGTGCCGTCACCCAGCACATTAATACACTCAGCTATCTAGAAGAAAAAACCTTCGCAGCAATGGTCGTTGATAATCAAATGGCCTTAGTGATGCTGCATCCTGAGAAGCTTAAAAAAGCGCAGGGCACGCAAGAGTTAGCGGGAAGAGAGTGGTTCTGGAAGGTGACTCCCATTGATACCAGCGATAATTTATTAAAGGCGTTTGATGTGAGTGCGGCAACCAGCAAGAAAGCGTCTCCAGTCGTTACGGTGCGAAGTTATGTGGTTAACTAA
- the gspE gene encoding type II secretion system ATPase GspE, whose amino-acid sequence MAQLVGAASTYQRLPFSFANRYKMVLEYQHPERAPILYYVEPLKSAAIIEVSRVVKNGFTPQAIGADEFDKKLTDAYQRDSSEARQLMEDIGADNDDFFSLAEELPQDEDLLESEDDAPIIKLINAMLGEAIKEGASDIHIETFEKSLSIRFRIDGVLRDVLAPSRKLAPLLVSRVKVMAKLDIAEKRVPQDGRISLRIGGRAVDVRVSTMPSSHGERVVMRLLDKNATRLDLHSLGMTAENHENFRKLIQRPHGIILVTGPTGSGKSTTLYAGLQELNSNERNILTVEDPIEFDIDGIGQTQVNPKVDMTFARGLRAILRQDPDVVMIGEIRDLETAEIAVQASLTGHLVMSTLHTNTAIGAITRLRDMGIEPFLISSSLLGVLAQRLVRTLCSECKEPYEADKEQKKLFGLKKKDSLTLYHAKGCDHCSHKGYRGRTGIHELLMIDDSVQELIHSESGEQAIEKAIRGTTPSIRDDGLSKVLKGVTSLEEVMRVTKEV is encoded by the coding sequence ATGGCTCAATTGGTAGGGGCGGCAAGTACTTATCAGCGCTTGCCGTTTAGCTTTGCAAATCGCTACAAGATGGTGTTGGAGTATCAACATCCAGAGCGTGCACCGATACTTTATTATGTTGAGCCACTGAAATCGGCGGCGATCATTGAAGTAAGTCGTGTTGTGAAAAATGGTTTCACGCCACAAGCGATCGGCGCAGACGAATTTGATAAAAAACTGACGGACGCGTATCAGCGTGACTCGTCGGAAGCTCGTCAGCTAATGGAAGACATTGGTGCCGACAACGACGACTTTTTCTCTCTAGCAGAAGAGCTGCCTCAAGACGAAGACTTGCTTGAATCAGAAGACGATGCGCCAATCATCAAGTTAATCAACGCGATGCTGGGTGAGGCGATCAAAGAGGGTGCTTCGGATATTCATATCGAAACCTTCGAGAAGTCACTGTCTATCCGCTTCCGTATTGATGGTGTATTACGTGATGTTCTTGCGCCAAGCCGCAAACTGGCCCCGCTGTTGGTTTCACGTGTCAAGGTTATGGCTAAGCTGGATATTGCGGAAAAACGCGTGCCACAAGATGGTCGTATTTCTCTGCGTATTGGTGGCCGAGCGGTCGACGTGCGTGTTTCAACCATGCCGTCTTCGCACGGTGAACGTGTGGTAATGCGTCTGTTGGACAAAAACGCCACTCGCTTAGACTTGCACAGCTTAGGCATGACGGCAGAGAACCACGAGAACTTCCGTAAGCTGATTCAGCGCCCACACGGCATCATCTTGGTGACCGGCCCAACGGGTTCTGGTAAATCAACAACCTTGTATGCTGGTCTACAAGAGCTCAACAGCAATGAGCGAAATATCCTAACTGTTGAAGATCCAATCGAATTTGATATTGATGGTATTGGCCAAACACAAGTGAACCCTAAGGTTGATATGACCTTTGCGCGCGGTTTACGTGCGATTCTTCGTCAAGATCCCGATGTGGTTATGATTGGTGAGATCCGTGATTTGGAAACCGCCGAGATTGCAGTACAAGCTTCTTTGACGGGTCACTTGGTTATGTCGACTCTCCATACCAATACCGCGATAGGTGCGATTACGCGTCTACGTGATATGGGTATTGAACCTTTCTTGATCTCCTCTTCACTGCTCGGTGTTCTGGCGCAGCGCTTGGTTCGAACCTTGTGTAGCGAGTGTAAAGAACCGTACGAAGCTGACAAAGAACAGAAAAAGTTGTTTGGCCTGAAGAAGAAAGACAGCCTAACCCTTTATCATGCCAAAGGCTGTGACCACTGTAGCCACAAAGGTTACCGAGGTCGTACCGGTATTCATGAGCTATTGATGATTGATGATTCGGTACAAGAGTTGATTCACAGTGAGTCTGGAGAACAGGCCATTGAGAAGGCAATTCGTGGCACAACCCCAAGTATTCGCGATGATGGCTTGAGCAAAGTTCTGAAAGGGGTAACGTCCCTAGAAGAAGTGATGCGCGTGACCAAGGAAGTCTAG
- the gspD gene encoding type II secretion system secretin GspD: MKHWFKKSAWLLAGSLICTPAAIASDFSASFKGTDIQEFINIVGRNLEKTIIVDPSVRGKIDVRSYDVLNEEQYYSFFLNVLEVYGYAVVEMDSGVLKIIKAKDSKTSAIPVVGDGDTINGDNVVTRVVTVRNVSVRELSPLLRQLNDNAGAGNVVHYDPANIILITGRAAVVNRLAEIIKRVDQAGDKEIEVVELKNASAAEMVRIVDALSKTTDAKNTPAFLQPKLVADERTNAILISGDPKVRSRLRRLIEQLDVEMATKGNNQVIYLKYAKAEDLVDVLKGVSDNLQSEKQTSTKGSSSQRNQVMISAHSDTNSLVITAQPDIMNALQDVIAQLDIRRAQVLIEALIVEMAEGDGINLGVQWGNLDTGAVIQYGNTGASIGGVMVGLEEAKDTETTTAVYDDNGAFVRNETTTESGDYSTLASALSGVNGAAMSVVMGDWTALISAVATDSNSNILSSPSITVMDNGEASFIVGEEVPVLTGSTAGSSNDNPFQTVERKEVGIKLKVVPQINEGDSVQLQIEQEVSNVLGANGAVDVRFAKRQLNTSVIVQDGQMLVLGGLIDERALESESKVPFLGDIPVLGHLFKSTSTQVEKKNLMVFIKPTIIRDGMTADGITQRKYNFIRAEQLYKSEQGLKLMDDDNIPVLPKFGAEMNHPAEIQAFIDQMETE; the protein is encoded by the coding sequence GTGAAGCATTGGTTTAAGAAAAGTGCATGGTTATTGGCAGGAAGCTTAATCTGCACACCCGCAGCCATAGCGAGTGATTTTAGTGCCAGCTTTAAGGGCACTGACATTCAAGAGTTTATTAATATTGTTGGCCGCAACTTAGAGAAGACGATCATCGTTGACCCTTCGGTGCGCGGGAAAATTGATGTTCGTAGTTACGATGTGCTCAATGAAGAGCAATATTACAGCTTCTTCTTAAATGTTTTAGAAGTGTATGGCTACGCGGTGGTCGAAATGGACTCGGGTGTTCTTAAGATCATCAAAGCCAAAGATTCTAAAACGTCGGCAATTCCAGTTGTTGGAGACGGTGACACGATCAATGGCGACAATGTTGTCACACGCGTCGTGACCGTTCGTAATGTTTCAGTACGTGAACTTTCTCCTTTGCTTCGCCAGCTGAATGATAATGCGGGTGCGGGTAACGTTGTGCATTACGACCCTGCAAATATCATTCTAATTACTGGCCGTGCAGCCGTTGTTAATCGTTTAGCAGAGATCATCAAGCGTGTTGACCAAGCGGGTGATAAAGAGATCGAAGTCGTTGAGCTAAAGAATGCTTCTGCGGCAGAAATGGTGCGTATTGTCGATGCATTGAGCAAAACCACCGATGCGAAAAACACACCTGCATTTCTACAACCTAAATTAGTTGCCGATGAGCGTACCAATGCGATTCTTATCTCAGGCGACCCTAAGGTACGTAGCCGTTTAAGAAGGCTGATTGAACAGCTTGATGTTGAAATGGCAACCAAAGGCAACAACCAAGTAATTTACCTTAAATACGCAAAAGCCGAAGATTTAGTCGATGTGCTGAAAGGCGTGTCGGACAACCTGCAATCAGAAAAGCAGACATCAACCAAAGGCAGTTCATCGCAACGTAATCAAGTGATGATCTCTGCTCACAGTGACACCAACTCTTTAGTGATCACGGCTCAGCCAGACATTATGAATGCGCTACAAGATGTGATCGCACAGCTGGATATTCGTCGTGCTCAAGTATTGATTGAAGCTTTAATTGTCGAAATGGCAGAAGGTGACGGCATTAACCTTGGTGTGCAATGGGGTAACCTTGATACTGGTGCTGTGATTCAGTACGGCAACACAGGTGCATCGATTGGTGGTGTGATGGTTGGTTTAGAAGAAGCCAAAGACACTGAAACGACTACCGCAGTATATGATGACAATGGTGCCTTTGTACGTAATGAAACGACAACCGAATCAGGTGATTATTCAACGTTAGCTTCTGCACTTTCTGGCGTGAATGGTGCTGCTATGAGTGTCGTTATGGGCGATTGGACAGCGTTGATCAGTGCGGTAGCAACCGATTCAAACTCTAACATCCTATCTTCTCCGAGTATTACCGTGATGGATAACGGCGAGGCTTCATTCATTGTGGGTGAAGAGGTGCCTGTTCTAACCGGCTCTACAGCAGGCTCAAGCAACGATAACCCATTCCAAACGGTTGAACGTAAAGAAGTGGGTATCAAGCTGAAAGTCGTGCCACAAATCAATGAAGGCGACTCGGTTCAATTGCAAATAGAACAAGAAGTATCGAACGTATTAGGTGCAAACGGGGCTGTTGATGTTCGTTTTGCTAAGCGTCAGCTAAATACGTCAGTGATTGTTCAAGATGGTCAGATGCTGGTACTTGGTGGCTTGATTGATGAGCGCGCACTGGAAAGTGAATCCAAAGTACCATTCCTAGGCGACATCCCTGTTCTCGGACACCTGTTCAAATCAACCAGTACTCAGGTTGAGAAAAAGAATTTAATGGTCTTCATCAAACCAACCATTATTCGTGATGGTATGACAGCCGATGGTATCACTCAGCGTAAATACAACTTCATCCGTGCTGAGCAGCTGTATAAGTCAGAGCAAGGCCTGAAACTGATGGATGACGATAACATCCCGGTATTGCCTAAATTTGGTGCAGAGATGAATCACCCGGCTGAGATCCAAGCCTTCATCGATCAAATGGAAACAGAATAA
- the gspG gene encoding type II secretion system major pseudopilin GspG, whose protein sequence is MKNKMKKQSGFTLLEVMVVVVILGVLASFVVPNLLGNKEKADQQKAITDIVALENALDMYKLDNSVYPTTDQGLDGLVTKPSSPEPRNYRDGGYIKRLPNDPWGNEYQYLSPGDNGTIDIFTLGADGQEGGEGIAADIGNWNMQDFQ, encoded by the coding sequence ATGAAAAATAAAATGAAAAAACAGTCAGGCTTTACTCTTTTGGAAGTCATGGTTGTTGTCGTTATCCTTGGTGTTTTAGCAAGCTTTGTTGTACCTAACCTTTTAGGCAACAAAGAGAAAGCGGATCAACAAAAAGCCATTACGGATATCGTGGCGCTAGAAAACGCGTTAGATATGTATAAGTTGGATAACAGCGTTTACCCAACGACGGATCAAGGTCTTGATGGATTGGTGACAAAACCAAGCAGTCCAGAGCCTCGTAACTACCGTGACGGTGGCTACATCAAGCGTCTACCAAACGACCCTTGGGGCAATGAGTACCAATACCTAAGCCCTGGTGACAACGGTACGATTGATATCTTCACTCTTGGCGCTGATGGTCAAGAAGGCGGTGAAGGTATCGCTGCGGATATCGGTAACTGGAACATGCAGGATTTCCAATAA
- the gspH gene encoding type II secretion system minor pseudopilin GspH — protein MKTKQTQPGFTLIEILLVLVLLSVTAVAVISTIPTNSKDVAKKYAQSFYQRIQLLNEEAILSGLDFGVRVDEKKSTYVLMTLKSDGWQETEFEKIPSSTELPEDLALTLTLGGGAWEDDDRLFNPGSLFDEDMFADLEEEKKPKPPQIYILSSAETTPFTLSFYPNTGDTVQDGWRIRVLDNGVIRLLEPGEEDEEE, from the coding sequence GTGAAAACTAAGCAAACACAGCCAGGTTTCACCTTGATTGAGATTCTCTTGGTGTTGGTACTACTGTCAGTAACGGCGGTCGCGGTGATTTCGACCATTCCTACCAACAGCAAAGATGTTGCCAAAAAATACGCTCAAAGCTTTTATCAGCGAATTCAGCTACTCAATGAAGAGGCTATTTTGAGTGGTTTAGATTTTGGTGTTCGTGTTGATGAAAAGAAATCGACTTACGTTTTGATGACTTTGAAGTCTGATGGTTGGCAAGAAACTGAGTTCGAAAAGATCCCCTCTTCAACTGAATTACCAGAAGACCTCGCACTGACACTGACACTCGGTGGCGGCGCGTGGGAAGACGACGATCGCCTTTTTAATCCGGGAAGCTTATTTGATGAAGATATGTTTGCGGATCTGGAAGAGGAAAAGAAGCCAAAGCCACCACAGATCTACATCTTGTCGAGTGCTGAAACGACACCGTTTACGCTTTCTTTCTACCCAAACACCGGTGATACCGTGCAAGATGGCTGGCGTATTCGAGTGTTAGATAATGGTGTGATTCGATTGCTAGAGCCGGGAGAAGAAGATGAAGAGGAATAA
- the gspL gene encoding type II secretion system protein GspL, which translates to MSEFLTVRLSSEPQSPVQWLVWSTSQQEVIASGELSSWEQLDELTPYAEKRSCIALLPGNECLIKRVEIPKGAARQFDSMLPFLLEDEVAQDIEDLHLTILDKDASHATVCGVDREWLKHALELFREANIIFRKVLPDTLAVPFEEQGISALQIDQHWLLRQGHYQAVSISEAWLPMFLQSDWVVAGEEEQATTIFSYTAMPSDDVQQQSGVEWQAKPAELVMSLLSQQAITSSVNLLTGTFKTKSSFSKYWRVWQKVAIAACLLVAVIVTQQVLKVQQYEAQAEAYRAESERIFRAVLPGKQRIPTISYLKRQMNDEAKKYGGSGEGDSLLGWLALLPETLGQVKSIEIESIRYDGNRSEVRLQAKSSDFQHFETVRVKLEEKFVVEQGPLNRNGDAVFGSFTLKPHQ; encoded by the coding sequence GTGAGCGAGTTTCTGACCGTTCGACTGAGTAGCGAACCACAAAGCCCTGTGCAGTGGTTAGTTTGGTCGACAAGCCAACAAGAAGTGATAGCAAGTGGCGAACTGTCTAGCTGGGAACAGCTTGACGAGTTAACGCCTTACGCTGAAAAGCGCAGCTGTATCGCTTTATTGCCGGGAAATGAATGCTTAATTAAGCGTGTTGAGATCCCGAAAGGTGCTGCTCGCCAGTTCGACTCTATGTTGCCGTTTTTGTTAGAAGACGAAGTGGCACAAGATATCGAAGACTTACATCTGACTATTTTAGATAAAGACGCGAGTCACGCTACCGTGTGTGGTGTGGATCGTGAATGGCTAAAACACGCTTTAGAGCTGTTTCGCGAAGCCAATATTATCTTCCGTAAGGTGCTGCCAGATACACTAGCCGTGCCTTTTGAAGAACAGGGCATCAGTGCGTTGCAGATAGACCAGCATTGGTTATTGCGCCAAGGTCACTATCAAGCCGTATCGATTAGCGAAGCATGGTTACCGATGTTCCTGCAAAGTGACTGGGTTGTTGCTGGTGAGGAAGAGCAAGCGACGACAATTTTCAGCTACACCGCGATGCCGAGCGACGACGTTCAACAACAAAGTGGTGTGGAGTGGCAAGCTAAGCCTGCTGAATTGGTGATGTCTTTATTGAGTCAGCAAGCGATCACAAGCAGCGTGAATTTACTGACTGGCACCTTTAAAACCAAATCTTCATTCAGTAAATATTGGCGTGTTTGGCAGAAAGTGGCGATTGCTGCTTGTTTGCTGGTGGCCGTGATTGTGACTCAACAAGTATTGAAGGTTCAGCAGTATGAAGCGCAAGCCGAAGCTTACAGAGCCGAGAGTGAACGTATTTTTAGAGCTGTGCTGCCAGGTAAACAACGAATTCCGACAATAAGCTACCTTAAGCGTCAGATGAATGATGAAGCTAAGAAATACGGTGGCTCAGGCGAGGGTGACTCCTTACTCGGTTGGCTAGCATTGTTGCCTGAAACCTTAGGGCAAGTGAAGTCGATCGAAATTGAAAGCATTCGTTATGATGGTAACCGTTCTGAGGTTCGACTTCAGGCGAAAAGCTCTGACTTCCAACACTTTGAGACCGTAAGGGTGAAACTCGAAGAGAAGTTTGTCGTTGAGCAAGGGCCATTGAATCGCAATGGCGATGCCGTATTTGGCAGCTTTACTCTTAAACCCCATCAATAA
- the gspK gene encoding type II secretion system minor pseudopilin GspK, which translates to MTHRTNKRIATRSALGRKQHGVALIIILMLLAIMATIAGSMSERLFTQFKRVGNQLNYQQAYWYSIGVEALVQDGIRQSYKDSDTVNLSQPWALEEQVYPLDYGQVKGRIVDAQACFNLNALAGVTTTSSNQTPYLITVWQTLLENQDVEPYQAEVIANSSWEFVDSDTRTTSSSGVEDSTYEAMKPSYLAANGLMADESELRAVYQVTGEVMNKVRPFVCALPTDDFRLNVNTLTEKQAPLLEAMFAPGLSESDAKQLIDKRPFDGWDTVDAFMAEPAIVGVSAEVSKKAKAYLTVDSAYFELDAEVLVEQSRVRIRTLFYSSNRETVTVVRRRFGGISERVSDRSTE; encoded by the coding sequence ATGACTCATCGAACTAATAAGCGTATAGCGACAAGGTCAGCCTTGGGACGTAAACAACATGGTGTCGCGCTGATCATTATTCTGATGCTATTGGCGATCATGGCCACTATTGCTGGCAGCATGTCTGAACGTCTGTTTACTCAATTTAAACGTGTTGGTAACCAATTGAATTACCAGCAAGCTTACTGGTACAGCATTGGTGTGGAAGCGCTTGTGCAAGACGGCATTAGGCAAAGCTACAAAGACAGTGATACCGTAAACTTAAGCCAGCCGTGGGCGTTAGAAGAGCAAGTGTACCCGCTCGATTATGGCCAAGTTAAGGGTCGAATCGTTGACGCTCAGGCGTGTTTTAATCTTAATGCCTTGGCTGGGGTTACGACGACTTCAAGTAACCAGACACCTTATTTAATCACGGTTTGGCAAACCTTGTTGGAAAACCAAGATGTTGAGCCTTATCAGGCGGAGGTCATCGCAAATTCCAGCTGGGAGTTTGTAGATAGTGATACCCGAACCACCTCTTCGTCTGGCGTAGAAGACAGCACCTATGAAGCGATGAAGCCCTCTTATTTGGCGGCGAATGGCTTAATGGCGGATGAATCTGAGCTGCGAGCGGTTTATCAGGTCACTGGTGAAGTGATGAATAAGGTTCGCCCATTTGTTTGCGCTTTACCCACCGATGATTTCCGTTTGAATGTGAATACTCTCACGGAAAAGCAGGCGCCTTTATTGGAAGCGATGTTTGCCCCTGGTTTAAGTGAATCGGATGCCAAGCAGCTGATAGACAAACGCCCGTTTGATGGTTGGGATACGGTCGACGCATTTATGGCCGAACCTGCCATTGTTGGCGTGAGTGCCGAAGTCAGCAAGAAAGCGAAAGCATATTTAACTGTAGATAGCGCCTATTTTGAGCTAGATGCAGAGGTATTAGTTGAGCAGTCACGTGTACGTATACGGACGCTTTTCTATAGTAGTAATCGAGAAACAGTGACGGTAGTACGCCGTCGTTTTGGAGGAATCAGTGAGCGAGTTTCTGACCGTTCGACTGAGTAG
- the gspF gene encoding type II secretion system inner membrane protein GspF, with protein MAAFEYKALDAKGKSKKGSIEADNARQARQRIKELGLMPVEMTEAKAKTAKGAQPSTSFKRGISTPDLALITRQISTLVQSGMPLEECLKAVAEQSEKPRIRTMLLAVRSKVTEGYSLADSLSDFPHIFDELFRAMVAAGEKSGHLDAVLERLADYAENRQKMRSKLLQAMIYPIVLVVFAVTIVSFLLATVVPKIVEPIIQMGQELPQSTQFLLASSEFIQNWGIQLLLLTLGVIVLVKTALKKPGVRMSWDRNLLSIPLIGKIAKGINTSRFARTLSICTSSAIPILEGMKVAVDVMSNHHVKQQVLQASDSVREGASLRKALDQTKLFPPMMLHMIASGEQSGQLEQMLTRAADNQDQSFESTVNIALGIFTPALIALMAGLVLFIVMATLMPMLEMNNLMSG; from the coding sequence ATGGCGGCATTTGAATACAAAGCATTGGATGCCAAAGGCAAAAGCAAAAAAGGCTCTATTGAAGCAGATAATGCTCGTCAGGCTCGACAAAGAATAAAAGAACTTGGCTTGATGCCGGTTGAGATGACCGAGGCTAAAGCAAAAACAGCAAAAGGTGCTCAGCCGTCGACCAGCTTTAAACGCGGTATTAGTACACCTGATTTGGCTTTGATTACGCGTCAGATATCAACGCTAGTCCAATCTGGAATGCCGCTAGAAGAGTGCTTGAAAGCGGTAGCCGAGCAATCTGAAAAGCCACGTATTCGAACTATGTTGTTGGCAGTTCGCTCTAAGGTGACGGAAGGTTATTCGTTAGCGGACAGTCTGTCTGATTTCCCTCACATCTTCGATGAGCTGTTTAGAGCCATGGTCGCAGCTGGTGAGAAATCTGGCCACTTAGATGCGGTATTGGAACGACTGGCTGACTACGCTGAGAATCGTCAGAAAATGCGCTCTAAGCTGCTGCAAGCGATGATCTACCCAATCGTGCTGGTGGTGTTTGCGGTGACGATTGTTTCGTTCCTACTAGCAACGGTAGTGCCTAAGATCGTAGAGCCGATTATTCAGATGGGCCAAGAACTTCCTCAATCGACACAATTTTTATTAGCATCGAGTGAATTTATTCAGAATTGGGGTATCCAATTACTGTTGCTGACCCTTGGTGTGATTGTTCTTGTGAAGACCGCGCTGAAAAAGCCGGGCGTTCGTATGAGTTGGGATCGCAATCTATTGAGTATCCCGCTGATCGGCAAGATAGCGAAAGGGATCAATACCTCTCGCTTTGCACGAACACTTTCTATCTGTACATCGAGTGCGATTCCAATCCTTGAAGGGATGAAGGTCGCGGTTGATGTTATGTCGAATCACCATGTGAAACAGCAAGTATTACAGGCATCAGACAGCGTTCGAGAAGGCGCGAGCCTGCGTAAAGCGCTCGATCAAACCAAGCTCTTCCCACCGATGATGCTGCATATGATTGCCAGTGGTGAGCAGAGTGGTCAGTTGGAACAGATGCTGACAAGAGCGGCAGACAACCAAGACCAAAGCTTTGAGTCGACGGTTAATATCGCTCTAGGTATCTTTACCCCAGCCCTTATCGCGTTGATGGCAGGCTTAGTGCTGTTTATCGTGATGGCGACACTGATGCCAATGCTTGAAATGAACAATTTAATGAGTGGTTAA
- a CDS encoding type II secretion system protein M codes for MRNMIEPLQAWWTSISQREQRLVVGCSVLLVLGVVYWGLLQPLSQRAELAQSRIQSEKQLLAWVTDKANQVVELRGSGGISASQPLNQSVPASMRRFNIELIRVQPRGEMLQVWIKPVPFNKFVDWLTYLKEKQGVEVEFMDIDRSDSPGVIEINRLQFKRG; via the coding sequence ATGAGAAATATGATTGAACCACTCCAAGCGTGGTGGACTTCAATAAGTCAAAGAGAGCAACGATTAGTTGTTGGTTGCTCAGTTTTATTGGTGTTGGGTGTCGTTTATTGGGGGTTATTACAGCCACTCAGTCAGCGAGCTGAACTTGCACAAAGTCGTATTCAAAGTGAGAAGCAGCTTCTTGCTTGGGTAACGGACAAAGCCAATCAAGTGGTTGAACTACGAGGCAGCGGTGGCATCAGTGCCAGTCAGCCTTTAAACCAATCAGTGCCTGCTTCTATGCGTCGGTTTAACATCGAGCTGATACGCGTGCAACCACGTGGTGAGATGCTGCAAGTATGGATTAAGCCTGTGCCATTTAATAAGTTCGTTGACTGGCTGACATACCTGAAAGAAAAGCAGGGTGTTGAGGTTGAGTTTATGGATATTGATCGCTCTGATAGCCCTGGGGTTATTGAGATCAACCGACTACAGTTTAAACGAGGTTAA
- the gspJ gene encoding type II secretion system minor pseudopilin GspJ, with translation MWLTKSVWSTKTMSLNKSMSANKPTPRKPGLSSKGKGFTLIEVLVSIAIFATLSMAAYQVVNQVQRSNELSIERSARLNQLQRSLVILDNDFRQMAVRKFRTNGEEASSKLILMKEYLLDSDSVGIMFTRLGWHNPQQQFPRGEVTKVGYRIKEETLERVWWRYPDTPAGQEGVITPLLDDVESFEIEFYDGSRWGKEWQTDKSLPKAVRLKLTLKDYGEIERVYLTPGGTLDQADDASSNDSSGSSEGNNDSSN, from the coding sequence ATGTGGTTAACTAAGAGCGTGTGGTCAACTAAGACCATGTCGCTAAATAAAAGCATGTCGGCAAATAAGCCTACGCCGCGTAAACCAGGTCTTTCTTCCAAAGGTAAAGGCTTTACCCTAATTGAAGTTTTGGTCTCGATCGCTATCTTTGCCACGTTAAGTATGGCGGCTTATCAGGTAGTGAATCAGGTTCAGCGCAGCAACGAGCTCTCAATTGAGCGCAGTGCTCGTTTAAATCAACTGCAACGTAGCTTAGTCATTTTAGATAATGATTTTCGCCAGATGGCGGTACGAAAATTTCGTACCAATGGTGAAGAAGCATCATCTAAGCTGATCTTAATGAAAGAGTATTTACTGGACTCCGACAGTGTTGGCATCATGTTTACTCGCCTAGGTTGGCACAACCCGCAGCAGCAGTTTCCTCGCGGAGAAGTAACGAAAGTTGGCTACCGCATCAAAGAAGAAACACTTGAGCGTGTATGGTGGCGTTACCCAGATACGCCTGCAGGGCAAGAAGGTGTGATTACCCCTTTGCTTGATGATGTCGAAAGTTTTGAAATCGAGTTTTATGACGGGAGTCGCTGGGGTAAAGAGTGGCAAACCGATAAGTCCCTGCCGAAAGCGGTGAGGCTCAAGCTGACACTGAAAGACTATGGTGAGATAGAGCGTGTTTATCTCACTCCCGGTGGCACCCTAGATCAGGCCGATGATGCTTCAAGTAATGACTCTTCAGGCAGTAGTGAGGGGAATAATGACTCATCGAACTAA
- a CDS encoding type II secretion system protein N, which translates to MKRGLSFKYGLLFSVIFIVFFSVSLLLHLPAAFALKHAPVVRGLSIEGVEGTVWQGRANNIAWQRVNYGSVQWDFQFSKLFQAKAELAVRFGRNSDMNLSGKGRVGYSMSGAYAENLVASMPARNVMKYAPAIPVPVSIAGQVELTIKHAVHAQPWCQSGEGTLAWSGAAVDSPVGSLDLGPVIADITCEDNTIAAKGIQKSEQVDSEFSASVTPNQSYTSAAWFKPGAEFPSAMQSQLKWLGNPDSQGKYQFTYQGRF; encoded by the coding sequence GTGAAACGCGGTTTATCTTTCAAATATGGCCTGTTATTCAGCGTCATTTTTATCGTTTTTTTCTCGGTAAGCTTGTTGTTGCATTTGCCTGCCGCTTTTGCTCTCAAGCATGCGCCCGTCGTGCGTGGTTTAAGCATTGAAGGTGTTGAGGGTACAGTTTGGCAAGGTCGCGCTAACAATATTGCGTGGCAGCGTGTCAATTACGGCTCAGTGCAGTGGGACTTCCAGTTCTCTAAATTATTCCAAGCCAAAGCTGAGCTTGCGGTTCGCTTTGGCCGTAATAGCGACATGAATTTATCAGGTAAAGGACGCGTCGGGTACAGCATGAGCGGTGCTTACGCGGAAAACTTAGTCGCATCCATGCCAGCAAGAAACGTGATGAAATATGCGCCGGCTATCCCAGTGCCAGTGTCTATTGCAGGACAAGTTGAACTGACGATCAAACACGCAGTTCATGCTCAGCCTTGGTGCCAATCGGGCGAAGGTACGCTTGCTTGGTCTGGTGCAGCTGTCGACTCGCCAGTGGGTTCATTAGACCTCGGCCCTGTGATTGCGGATATTACCTGTGAAGACAACACTATTGCAGCTAAAGGCATCCAGAAGAGTGAGCAAGTGGACAGTGAGTTCTCTGCGAGCGTAACGCCAAATCAAAGCTACACCTCGGCGGCATGGTTTAAGCCAGGCGCTGAATTCCCATCAGCGATGCAGAGCCAGCTTAAGTGGTTGGGCAACCCTGACAGCCAGGGTAAATATCAGTTTACTTACCAAGGTCGTTTTTAA